The following proteins are encoded in a genomic region of Candida albicans SC5314 chromosome 4, complete sequence:
- the ZCF21 gene encoding Zcf21p (Predicted Zn(II)2Cys6 transcription factor; mutants display increased colonization of mouse kidneys; Spider biofilm induced) — translation MMDIYQKALKNPDPPKKPASTTTTPPSSTSTDYNTRLPPMNHNNNNVDSMNYNYSHDNGSFTGSTTTTTTTNISNENSNNNSSTNSPNSRPSSTNTNTNAHTSEEIKNNVIRKKKNSRRKHRNSHLGCGTCKKRRIKCDETLPACLNCLKGKLHCAYLNLDNNARNALRVAQYNQTIRQEKLDANSSSSTTANINNNTKLIDPSKDNILVQQQQPVGIVQSLAHGISIVPPHPSTAAAAGSQNAPMMATGPGSYPMAATVLPNNQTLVTAVPQQSQASMSIPPFANSILAPGIQANPSPSITTNNLNSSIANTTSNTNNNTNADMTSSGSTSGNIQNIASTPQVVQSPYGPMIPLLTQSGSVVYAPTHSLVPAQPSQLPPQQLQNNVAFSNTTVPATGTLPPPMSQPSVLSTANTAATTSPNIPPLAAPPPTTGVAGTASTGIMANVSPVLTNKQQPSSTPITSSAASVATIASQTIPVKTGNGTSSTASTSSPTTATVSPPGIANILPPPINTLGNSSNGANSSGTDVFKPNVSDSSIKELKPINDSNGNTPPSTTTSAIGNYGDGVKLSPNSSMTNLKKLTIREDNNSGSDIKLPSITTLKRESSKSPSETNGNVDEKVPTISKLIT, via the coding sequence ATGATGGATATTTATCAGAAGGCTCTCAAGAACCCTGATCCTCCCAAAAAACCTGCATCAACAACTACTACTCCACCTTCATCTACTAGCACTGATTATAACACTCGTCTCCCACCCATGAAccataataacaataatgttGATAGCATGAATTACAACTACTCCCATGACAATGGTCTGTTCACTGGAtccactactactactactaccaccaacATTAGCAACGAGAAtagcaataataatagcAGCACTAATAGCCCCAATAGCAGACCATCATCTACTAATACCAATACCAATGCGCATACCTcagaagaaatcaaaaataatgtcattagaaagaagaaaaactCAAGGCGAAAGCATCGTAATTCCCATTTGGGTTGTGGAACTTGTAAAAAACGAAGAATCAAATGTGATGAAACTTTACCTGCttgtttaaattgtttaaagGGAAAATTGCATTGTGCTTATTTAAACTTGGATAATAATGCTAGAAATGCCCTTAGAGTCGCCCAATACAATCAGACTATTCgtcaagaaaaattggatgCCAATagttcatcatcaacaacagcaaatattaacaacaatacaaaGCTAATTGATCCTTCGAAAGACAATATCTTGGtgcaacaacagcagccAGTAGGCATTGTCCAATCTCTTGCACATGGTATATCAATTGTTCCTCCTCATCCATCGAcagctgctgctgctggaTCTCAAAACGCCCCAATGATGGCTACTGGTCCAGGCTCTTATCCAATGGCAGCTACTGTTTTACCAAATAATCAAACTCTTGTTACTGCAGTACCACAACAGCTGCAGGCTAGTATGTCAATACCACCATTTGCTAATTCAATACTTGCACCAGGGATTCAAGCTAATCCATCCCCCTCAATTACcactaataatttaaattccTCAATCGCTAACACAACTTCTAAcactaacaataatactaatGCCGACATGACTTCTTCTGGTTCTACTTCTggaaatattcaaaatattgcCCTGACTCCACAAGTTGTCCAATCACCATATGGACCAATGATCCCATTGTTAACCCAATCAGGGTCAGTGGTTTATGCTCCAACTCATTCATTGGTTCCAGCACAGCCATCACAACTACCACCTCAGCAATTACAGAATAATGTAGCATTTAGTAATACCACTGTCCCTGCAACTGGTacattaccaccaccaatgaGTCAACCTTCGGTTTTGTCAACAGCAAATACAGCAGCTACGACTTCTCCTAATATTCCTCCATTAGCTGCACCTCCACCCACTACGGGAGTAGCAGGAACAGCATCAACAGGTATCATGGCTAATGTGTCACCTGTAttaacaaataaacaacaaccttCATCAACTCCAATCACCTCATCAGCAGCTAGTGTAGCAACTATAGCGTCTCAAACTATCCCTGTCAAAACTGGTAATGGTACTTCATCAACTGCTTCGACATCATCACCAACTACAGCAACAGTGTCACCACCAGGTATTGCCAATATcttaccaccaccaataaacACTCTTGGAAATAGCTCTAATGGAGCTAACAGTTCTGGGACTGATGTATTTAAGCCAAATGTATctgattcatcaattaaagaattgaaaccaatTAATGATTCAAATGGTAACACGCCACCATCGACAACAACCTCAGCAATTGGAAATTATGGTGATGGTGTTAAACTCTCACCAAATTCCTCAATGACtaatttaaagaaattaacAATTAGAGAAGATAATAATAGCGGTAGTGATATTAAATTACCAAGTATCACCACATTGAAACGAGAATCATCGAAGTCACCATCTGAAACTAATGGaaatgttgatgaaaaagtACCTACCATTTCCAAATTGATCACTTGA
- a CDS encoding uncharacterized protein (Ortholog(s) have mitochondrion, ribosome localization), whose product MTDIEPKSILYCGICSWPPEFCEFGITKKKCQTWLNENHPDLYQSVYPTAGNLSTANTPDESNKKSKPNTTDEKDITGETTGGEDGSNDDIVTKKLLEKGVSELSISKEEKLQQELNKRAAKEELKLERKQLEKISNSKIIIKKISRNKKKSIVSISGLEILETTAGTTGTSNNKVSIKSLQKKFSSKFATGTSVVKNAENKSDILIQGDVFEEVHQFIVNLLQEQGLNDIKIELTDDKLKKKK is encoded by the coding sequence ATGACTGACATTGAACCTAAATCTATTTTATATTGTGGAATTTGTTCATGGCCTCCAGAATTTTGTGAATTTGGTATcacgaaaaagaaatgtcAAACATGGTTGAATGAAAATCATCCTGATTTATACCAATCAGTATATCCAACTGCTGGGAATCTATCTACCGCCAATACCCCTGACGAACTGAATAAAAAGTCCAAACCAAATACAActgatgaaaaagatataACTGGGGAAACCACTGGTGGAGAAGATGGAtctaatgatgatattgtAACGAAAAAATTACTTGAAAAAGGAGTATcagaattatcaatttctaaagaagaaaaattacagcaagaattgaataaacGAGCAgctaaagaagaattaaaattagAAAGGAAAcaacttgaaaaaatttcaaattcaaaaatcattattaaaaaaatatctcgtaataaaaaaaaatcaattgtttctaTATCTGGTTTAGAAATTTTAGAAACTACTGCTGGTACAACTGGTACctctaataataaagtatcaattaaaagtttacaaaaaaaattttcatctAAATTTGCTACGGGGACAAGTGTTGTTAAGAATGCTGAAAATAAATCGGATATATTGATTCAAGGTGATGTTTTCGAAGAAGTTCATCAATTTATAGTTAATCTTTTACAAGAACAAGGATTAAAtgatattaaaattgaattgaccgatgataaattgaaaaagaaaaaataa